From a region of the Thiorhodovibrio winogradskyi genome:
- a CDS encoding DMT family transporter translates to MPSPYSLLLAGFFIVLGEFLFASMGVSIRFVATQLPNEVIVFFRNLFGLLLLAPWLARHNPRELSTGVPARMPAKILGLHLLRAVAGLSAMYAFYYAIAHIALAEAMLLKLTAPLFIPLIAFLWLREELTPLIWIALGLGFCGVLMILSPGVRGVSTVALVGLLGGMFAALAKVTIRRLCRSEPSLGIVFYFALIATIISAVPLSWSWQMPSSTQFPWLLSIAALATLGQLALTAGLSRAPASRMAPFGYFSVVFGALFGWLIWAEPVGWRLVLGSILIAGAGWLVSRRRASQPARSIELAPPATSTAAMRTSLDPD, encoded by the coding sequence TTGCCATCCCCCTACTCTCTGTTGCTAGCCGGATTTTTCATTGTCTTGGGTGAATTCCTGTTTGCCTCCATGGGTGTGAGCATTCGCTTCGTCGCAACACAACTACCAAACGAAGTCATCGTCTTCTTTCGTAATCTGTTCGGCCTGTTACTCTTGGCACCCTGGCTCGCGCGACACAACCCCCGAGAGCTGTCCACCGGGGTACCAGCCAGAATGCCAGCGAAAATACTGGGCCTGCATCTGCTGCGCGCTGTCGCGGGTCTGTCCGCCATGTATGCCTTTTATTACGCAATTGCCCACATTGCCCTTGCAGAAGCCATGCTGCTGAAGCTCACCGCCCCCCTTTTCATCCCCTTGATCGCCTTTCTGTGGCTACGCGAAGAACTCACTCCGCTGATCTGGATCGCACTCGGCCTCGGCTTTTGCGGCGTGCTGATGATCCTCTCGCCAGGGGTGCGGGGCGTCTCCACGGTGGCTTTAGTCGGTTTACTCGGCGGGATGTTCGCGGCTCTGGCCAAGGTGACCATCAGACGCCTTTGCCGCAGCGAGCCCTCGCTCGGGATTGTCTTTTACTTTGCTCTCATTGCAACCATCATCTCGGCCGTACCCCTAAGCTGGAGCTGGCAAATGCCAAGTTCAACGCAGTTTCCATGGTTGCTTTCCATCGCCGCGCTGGCCACTTTGGGGCAGCTCGCCCTGACCGCTGGCCTGTCACGCGCACCCGCGTCGCGCATGGCGCCCTTCGGCTATTTCTCGGTCGTCTTCGGTGCTCTGTTCGGATGGCTGATCTGGGCCGAGCCCGTCGGCTGGCGTCTGGTGCTGGGGTCCATCCTCATTGCCGGGGCCGGCTGGCTGGTTAGCCGGCGACGCGCTTCTCAACCAGCTCGCTCTATCGAGCTTGCGCCGCCCGCGACCAGCACCGCCGCGATGAGAACATCTCTCGACCCTGATTAG